One window from the genome of Thermostichus vulcanus str. 'Rupite' encodes:
- a CDS encoding patatin-like phospholipase family protein — protein MSKKIGLALGSGGARGWAHIGVIRALERAGIPIDYIAGASIGAFVGAIYAAGELDELEEFVRDLNWKMILSLFDVVFPTCGLLDGNKIYDLLTEHLQELCIEEAGIPFCCVATDLITGKEVLLRSGKMADAVRASISIPGIFTPFQHEGCYLGDGGIVNPVPVQVVREMGADIVIAVNLNHVDPADLEPQLEETEVEETFQRRQRLNAAGEVIEEETNFITRIRKRYQSLQEGIQEKISQWIPDEPAGPNIFDVIGTTLNVMEQSITRSILAQYPPDLLLQPKLSQYGIFDFHEADPIIREGYRQMRRAIPELRQKLEG, from the coding sequence ATGAGCAAGAAAATCGGATTGGCGCTGGGCAGCGGCGGAGCGAGGGGATGGGCACATATTGGGGTAATTCGGGCACTAGAACGGGCTGGGATCCCGATTGACTATATTGCCGGAGCCAGTATTGGTGCTTTTGTGGGGGCCATTTATGCGGCAGGGGAATTGGATGAACTAGAAGAATTTGTGCGGGATCTGAACTGGAAGATGATCTTATCCTTGTTTGATGTGGTATTCCCCACCTGTGGGCTTTTGGATGGCAACAAGATTTATGATCTGCTCACAGAACATCTGCAAGAACTGTGCATTGAAGAAGCCGGGATCCCATTTTGTTGTGTTGCAACCGATCTGATCACAGGGAAAGAAGTGCTCTTGCGCTCTGGGAAAATGGCAGACGCTGTGCGGGCCAGTATTTCTATTCCGGGAATCTTCACCCCCTTTCAACATGAAGGGTGCTACCTAGGGGATGGGGGAATTGTCAACCCGGTGCCGGTCCAGGTGGTACGAGAGATGGGAGCGGATATTGTAATTGCGGTGAACCTCAATCACGTGGATCCCGCTGATTTAGAGCCTCAGCTCGAAGAAACGGAGGTGGAAGAAACTTTTCAGCGCCGTCAACGGCTTAATGCCGCAGGGGAAGTGATTGAAGAAGAAACCAACTTCATCACCCGCATTCGCAAACGCTACCAATCCTTGCAAGAAGGGATCCAAGAAAAAATTAGCCAGTGGATTCCGGATGAACCTGCCGGCCCCAATATTTTTGATGTGATTGGTACAACCCTTAACGTCATGGAGCAGAGCATTACCCGCAGCATTTTAGCCCAGTATCCACCGGATTTGCTTTTACAACCCAAGCTCAGCCAATACGGTATTTTTGATTTCCATGAGGCGGATCCGATTATTCGGGAAGGCTACCGTCAGATGCGCAGAGCGATTCCAGAATTACGCCAAAAGTTGGAGGGTTAA
- a CDS encoding DUF58 domain-containing protein, with translation MFRFLSQLGLSLTPSSLQSRSKPKFRFPRRFRSTRIGRRFIGITLLVSIAAFNTGNNPLYLLLGMLLSLILISGMICDATLKDLDVSRQLPSRIFAGQPVLVGLTLTNRKRRLPSFSLQVSERIEGLKREDWPSSYILRADAQASVNTFYRHIFPQRGVWQLQGFEIASSFPFELFRKTVEIADPQPVIVFPQPAPVQGLRVLDFLSGGSQLRPQPGQEGDYLSLRQYRPQEDVRSIHWKISAKRDQLIAREFERPRSQAITLCFENRWQPQGETPEAHRNQLERAVERCAGILSYLIQEGHPVALVTLQERTRFGADLAHQDHLLAVLAQLTFVGDPQLKAGTNSEAVFSLTAHDRCLLMAHRIAGGDAIPAHLIPTGSLLQFIPIDTE, from the coding sequence GTGTTTCGGTTCTTGTCTCAGTTGGGGTTGAGCCTTACTCCCTCCTCACTCCAGTCGAGATCCAAGCCTAAATTTCGCTTTCCTCGCCGTTTCCGCTCCACTCGAATTGGACGGCGGTTTATTGGGATCACCCTGTTAGTTAGCATTGCTGCTTTCAATACGGGCAATAATCCCCTTTATTTGTTGCTGGGGATGTTGCTTAGCTTAATCTTAATCAGCGGGATGATCTGCGATGCCACCCTCAAAGATTTGGACGTTTCTCGGCAGTTACCTAGCCGAATTTTTGCCGGTCAGCCTGTCTTGGTGGGCCTTACGCTAACCAATCGCAAACGGCGCCTGCCCAGTTTTTCTTTGCAAGTGAGCGAACGCATTGAGGGTCTCAAGCGGGAAGACTGGCCTTCTAGCTACATCTTGCGGGCTGATGCCCAAGCCAGTGTGAATACCTTTTATCGGCATATCTTTCCTCAGCGGGGGGTGTGGCAGTTACAGGGCTTTGAGATTGCCAGCAGCTTTCCGTTTGAATTATTCCGCAAGACTGTTGAGATTGCGGATCCCCAGCCCGTGATCGTATTTCCTCAGCCAGCTCCTGTTCAGGGGTTGAGAGTGTTGGATTTTCTCAGCGGTGGCAGCCAATTGCGCCCACAACCGGGTCAAGAGGGGGACTACCTTAGCTTGCGGCAATATCGCCCTCAGGAGGATGTTCGCTCTATCCATTGGAAGATCTCCGCCAAACGGGATCAGCTGATCGCGCGGGAATTCGAACGACCGCGTTCCCAGGCAATCACCCTCTGTTTCGAAAATCGCTGGCAACCTCAAGGAGAAACTCCCGAGGCTCATCGAAACCAGTTAGAACGGGCTGTAGAGCGTTGTGCCGGGATCCTCTCCTATCTGATCCAGGAAGGGCATCCAGTTGCGTTGGTAACCTTGCAAGAGCGGACTCGCTTTGGAGCAGATTTGGCCCATCAGGATCACCTTTTGGCCGTGTTGGCACAACTCACTTTTGTCGGGGATCCCCAACTGAAAGCAGGGACTAATTCTGAGGCTGTGTTTAGCCTGACCGCCCATGATCGCTGTTTATTGATGGCCCATCGGATTGCAGGTGGAGATGCTATACCAGCTCATTTGATTCCGACGGGATCCCTGTTGCAATTTATCCCCATCGATACAGAATAG
- a CDS encoding DegT/DnrJ/EryC1/StrS family aminotransferase, which produces MTDEPIPLLDLTLQYRFLAVEIQPQVEALLASGQYIGGAAVRHFEELFSHFLGGGELETIGCNSGTDALVLALRALGIQPGDEVITSAFSFFASAEAIDLVGARPVFVDVDPYTFNLDPALLEAQISPHTKAVIPVHLFGQAANMTEILTIARRHGLAVIEDCAQAVGACWGGKPVGTWGDVGCFSFFPTKNLGAAGDGGAVVTRSPDLARQIRILKEHGQARQYQHDQIGINSRLDALQAVILSVKLPHLREWNWRRQGIAEVYHRLLQGIPSLILPRVAAGGSSVWHQYTVRVAGADPTDPHRRDSLQQHLKDRGIGSRIYYPIPLHRQPVYQKLGYKPGDLPHAETCAAQVLSLPCFPELTLRQQERVAKAIAEIISEEIRA; this is translated from the coding sequence ATGACGGATGAACCCATCCCGCTGCTGGATTTAACCCTGCAATACCGCTTCTTAGCTGTTGAGATTCAGCCCCAGGTGGAAGCGCTGCTGGCCTCTGGGCAATACATCGGTGGGGCGGCTGTGCGGCACTTTGAGGAGCTGTTTTCCCACTTTTTGGGGGGCGGGGAGCTGGAGACCATCGGCTGCAATTCGGGAACGGATGCTTTGGTGCTAGCCTTGCGAGCCCTTGGGATCCAACCCGGGGATGAGGTGATCACCAGCGCTTTTAGTTTTTTTGCCTCTGCGGAAGCCATCGATCTGGTCGGGGCACGCCCCGTTTTTGTGGATGTGGATCCCTATACGTTTAATCTCGATCCGGCTCTCCTGGAAGCCCAAATTTCCCCCCACACCAAGGCGGTTATCCCGGTGCATCTGTTTGGTCAAGCGGCCAATATGACCGAGATTCTGACGATTGCCCGACGACATGGATTGGCGGTGATCGAAGATTGTGCCCAGGCGGTTGGAGCCTGCTGGGGAGGCAAGCCTGTGGGCACTTGGGGGGATGTGGGCTGTTTCAGCTTTTTCCCCACCAAAAATCTGGGGGCTGCCGGGGATGGAGGGGCAGTGGTCACCCGCAGTCCGGACTTGGCGCGCCAAATACGCATCCTTAAGGAACACGGCCAAGCCCGTCAATACCAACATGATCAGATCGGCATCAACAGCCGCCTCGATGCGCTGCAAGCGGTGATTTTGTCAGTTAAGTTGCCCCATTTGCGGGAATGGAACTGGCGCCGACAGGGGATCGCGGAGGTTTACCATCGCCTGTTGCAAGGGATCCCTAGCTTGATCCTGCCCAGGGTAGCAGCGGGAGGAAGCTCCGTCTGGCATCAATATACGGTGCGGGTTGCCGGGGCTGACCCGACGGATCCCCATCGTCGGGATTCTTTACAACAGCACCTGAAAGATCGGGGAATTGGCAGCCGCATTTACTACCCCATCCCATTACATCGACAACCGGTATACCAAAAACTGGGGTACAAGCCTGGGGATTTGCCCCATGCCGAAACCTGTGCCGCTCAGGTTCTCTCTCTGCCTTGTTTTCCCGAACTGACTCTACGGCAGCAAGAACGGGTGGCGAAGGCCATTGCTGAGATAATTAGTGAAGAAATCCGTGCGTGA
- a CDS encoding glycosyltransferase family 9 protein, whose amino-acid sequence MQVASLQVRGSLAQRILALVPGGIGDQILFFPTLASLRQRYPEAEIEVMVEPRAVSAYEVCPSVNKVLTFPFKEQLSLGDLSDLLGRIRERQYDAVLSLGKGIGAKLLLWLTGIPKRVGYAPPGRPWLTDPVPLKPAQYAADMYHDLLQGFGIFSKAGIPQIRLKKTHLEWAEQERKRLLGDPAKDYVLLHPGASQLSLQKGILKVYPPANWVKVIKGFREKRPELPLVLVLGPEDEKLAEGFLSQLPDLSVSRPAQLGQLAALIAGATLLLCTDSAPMHLAVATQTPLVALFGPTDPTRLLPSEGPFRAVTAPDGVIDSIPAEQILQVIFPA is encoded by the coding sequence ATGCAGGTTGCTTCTCTACAAGTTCGCGGCAGTTTGGCACAACGGATCCTTGCCCTTGTCCCTGGAGGGATTGGCGACCAGATTCTCTTTTTCCCCACCCTAGCAAGCTTGCGGCAACGCTACCCAGAAGCCGAGATTGAGGTGATGGTGGAGCCACGGGCTGTTTCTGCCTATGAGGTGTGTCCCTCCGTGAATAAGGTGCTCACGTTCCCCTTCAAGGAACAGCTCTCCCTAGGGGATCTCAGCGATTTGCTCGGGCGAATTCGGGAACGTCAGTACGATGCGGTGCTCAGCTTGGGAAAGGGCATCGGCGCAAAACTTCTGCTCTGGTTGACCGGGATCCCCAAGCGGGTTGGCTATGCCCCTCCCGGACGGCCTTGGCTCACCGACCCGGTGCCGCTCAAACCGGCCCAGTACGCAGCGGACATGTACCACGATTTGTTGCAGGGGTTCGGCATTTTCTCCAAGGCTGGGATCCCGCAAATTCGTCTGAAAAAGACCCACTTGGAATGGGCAGAACAAGAACGGAAACGCCTCTTGGGGGATCCAGCCAAGGATTACGTGCTGCTGCACCCCGGAGCCAGCCAACTGTCCTTACAAAAAGGGATCCTGAAGGTGTACCCCCCTGCCAACTGGGTAAAGGTGATCAAGGGGTTCCGGGAAAAACGACCCGAATTGCCCTTGGTGCTGGTGTTGGGGCCGGAGGATGAAAAGCTGGCGGAGGGTTTCTTATCGCAACTGCCGGATTTGTCGGTCAGTCGACCTGCTCAATTGGGACAACTGGCGGCCTTGATCGCCGGAGCAACGTTGCTGTTGTGTACCGATAGTGCCCCGATGCACTTGGCGGTAGCGACTCAAACCCCCTTGGTGGCTTTGTTTGGCCCTACCGATCCGACGCGCCTATTGCCCTCAGAAGGGCCGTTTCGGGCAGTCACTGCCCCTGATGGGGTGATCGATTCGATCCCTGCCGAGCAGATTCTGCAGGTGATCTTCCCTGCGTAG
- the recJ gene encoding single-stranded-DNA-specific exonuclease RecJ produces the protein MQYRWDLLPTPPQFNLELSREYGKYAAKLLALRGLHTREDVQAFLYPEHYTPTPAGSLPDLERAVQRLLRALELGEKIWIWGDFDCDGVTSTTLLLSALQPLGFQVQFTLPLRSGEGHGLNRPRLEQVLAQGCQVLLTVDCGVGNGAEIELAQSQGVDVIVTDHHTLPDPLPAAHAVVNPLRLPVEHPLRFLPGVGVAYKLAEALYGALGIPDVEQHLDLVAVGIVADVAVLQRECRYLVQRGLPVLANTQRLGLRALLEQEMSHARRDLSAQDIGFRIAPKLNAIGRLEDASLAVELLTTGDPVRAQELVQQFVATNEERKHLTQQVIQAASQQVDSLDLTQERAIVLAGSGWSQGVVGIAAGRLVEQYGCPTVLIAKDETVGRGYGSGRSIPGVSLVEAIEAVRPLLLGGGGHPMAAGIQVELSRLPALQWALRQELAARVSPDQHTRALNIEIVIDLALLESQGRDAVAELDDLYQQLQLLQPFGHGNPLPIVALMNFRPSRSNPKASKNGQHLSFHLQGALGSRTLWFWREGEQLDSLGRLPALDIALHLEASDWGNQPWQGKILAVRPSGDWHVPVFTPKTLQVEDRRQSASLDLLSVSAASRYDGRIPPPAPELLLARWPWLPADLAALLQQVQPQKLILAASRHCWEQLPTQLTQLIQLWQAGQQDPQDLSEATGFPAEWLADLPSAESIAPLLMSRVQESQAFHRWLDEASPQDIRQLCQRLLRPDPPLVTVEPEQGSLSRSPSTG, from the coding sequence ATGCAATATCGCTGGGATCTGCTGCCCACTCCCCCTCAGTTCAACCTGGAGTTGAGCCGCGAATATGGAAAATATGCCGCCAAGTTGCTGGCTCTGCGGGGGTTGCATACCCGAGAAGACGTTCAGGCTTTCTTATACCCTGAGCACTATACCCCCACACCGGCGGGATCCCTGCCAGATCTGGAACGGGCGGTGCAGCGGCTTTTACGGGCGCTGGAGTTGGGGGAAAAGATCTGGATTTGGGGAGATTTTGATTGTGATGGTGTAACCAGCACTACCCTTTTGCTCTCGGCCCTACAACCGCTGGGGTTTCAGGTGCAGTTCACCCTACCGCTACGCAGTGGAGAAGGCCACGGACTGAACCGGCCACGGCTGGAACAGGTCTTGGCCCAAGGCTGCCAGGTGCTGCTGACGGTGGACTGTGGGGTGGGCAATGGAGCGGAGATTGAGCTGGCCCAATCCCAGGGAGTCGATGTGATCGTGACGGATCACCATACGTTACCGGATCCCTTGCCAGCAGCCCATGCTGTGGTGAACCCGCTGCGTTTGCCTGTCGAACACCCGTTGCGCTTTTTGCCGGGGGTGGGGGTGGCCTACAAGCTGGCAGAAGCCCTCTATGGGGCGCTGGGGATCCCGGATGTGGAGCAACATCTGGACTTGGTGGCGGTGGGGATTGTGGCGGATGTGGCGGTGCTGCAGCGGGAGTGTCGCTACTTGGTGCAACGGGGGTTGCCGGTTTTGGCCAATACCCAGCGGTTGGGGTTACGGGCTTTGCTAGAGCAGGAAATGAGCCACGCTCGGCGGGATCTGTCTGCCCAGGATATTGGCTTTCGCATTGCCCCCAAACTGAATGCGATTGGGCGGTTGGAGGATGCCAGCCTGGCGGTAGAGCTGTTGACCACAGGGGATCCCGTGCGGGCTCAGGAGCTGGTTCAGCAATTTGTGGCCACCAACGAGGAGCGCAAACACCTCACTCAGCAGGTCATCCAAGCGGCCAGCCAGCAGGTGGATAGTCTGGACCTAACCCAGGAACGAGCTATCGTTCTGGCGGGATCCGGCTGGAGTCAGGGGGTCGTGGGTATTGCGGCGGGGCGGTTGGTGGAGCAGTATGGCTGCCCGACGGTGTTGATTGCCAAGGATGAAACTGTGGGGCGAGGCTATGGGTCGGGTCGTTCCATCCCAGGGGTGAGTTTGGTGGAGGCAATCGAGGCGGTGCGCCCACTGCTGTTGGGGGGAGGGGGGCACCCCATGGCAGCAGGGATCCAAGTGGAACTGTCTCGGTTACCAGCCTTGCAATGGGCGCTGCGGCAGGAGTTGGCGGCCCGGGTTAGCCCGGATCAACACACCCGTGCTCTGAACATCGAGATTGTCATCGATCTGGCCCTGCTGGAATCCCAAGGTCGGGATGCAGTGGCGGAGTTGGACGACCTATACCAGCAACTGCAACTTCTGCAACCCTTTGGGCACGGCAACCCCCTCCCGATAGTGGCGCTGATGAACTTCCGTCCCAGCCGCTCCAATCCAAAAGCCTCGAAAAATGGCCAGCACCTCAGCTTTCATCTGCAGGGGGCGCTGGGATCCCGTACCCTGTGGTTTTGGCGGGAAGGGGAACAACTGGACAGTTTGGGGCGGCTGCCCGCTCTGGATATTGCCCTACACCTGGAGGCTAGCGACTGGGGCAATCAACCTTGGCAGGGGAAAATCTTGGCGGTGCGCCCCTCCGGTGATTGGCACGTTCCGGTTTTCACCCCCAAAACCCTACAGGTGGAGGATCGGCGACAAAGCGCTTCGCTAGATCTCCTGTCGGTGAGTGCGGCCAGCCGCTACGACGGACGGATCCCGCCTCCGGCCCCAGAACTGCTGCTGGCTCGCTGGCCCTGGTTACCGGCGGACTTGGCGGCGCTGCTGCAACAGGTGCAGCCCCAGAAGCTGATTTTGGCCGCTTCCAGGCATTGCTGGGAGCAGCTCCCCACCCAACTCACCCAGCTGATACAACTGTGGCAAGCCGGACAACAGGATCCCCAGGATTTGTCTGAGGCGACGGGCTTTCCCGCCGAGTGGCTGGCAGACTTGCCCAGTGCTGAGTCAATTGCTCCCCTGCTGATGAGCCGGGTTCAAGAATCCCAAGCCTTCCATCGCTGGTTAGACGAGGCCAGCCCCCAAGACATTCGCCAACTGTGTCAGCGGCTGTTGCGACCGGATCCCCCCCTGGTAACCGTCGAACCCGAGCAGGGATCCCTCTCCCGGTCACCAAGCACAGGGTAA